In Microbulbifer sp. GL-2, the following are encoded in one genomic region:
- a CDS encoding VOC family protein — protein sequence MFKIDHIDHVVLRVTSLSTMRDFYEDILGCKMERENDDLGLYQMRAGNCLIDLVTVDHPIGLAGGAAPGKEGRNLHHFCLRVDPFNPREIHKYLSERSIEASPVEQRYGAEGMGPSIYISDPENNLIELKGPPTT from the coding sequence ATGTTCAAAATTGACCATATCGATCATGTGGTTCTACGTGTGACATCACTAAGTACTATGCGGGATTTTTATGAAGACATTCTAGGCTGCAAAATGGAGCGGGAAAATGACGACCTCGGCCTCTACCAGATGCGTGCGGGCAACTGCCTGATTGACCTGGTTACGGTGGATCACCCCATTGGCCTGGCGGGAGGTGCGGCTCCAGGAAAGGAAGGACGCAATTTGCATCACTTTTGCCTGCGTGTTGATCCATTCAACCCGAGGGAAATTCATAAGTACCTCAGCGAAAGAAGTATTGAGGCCTCTCCAGTGGAACAACGCTATGGTGCTGAAGGTATGGGACCCTCTATCTATATTTCTGATCCAGAAAACAATCTTATCGAGTTAAAAGGGCCACCAACTACCTAG
- a CDS encoding nitrate reductase, which yields MAVKNFLSARRSCTTCPYCGVGCGVTVDKEERAESTAISISGDTQHPSNFGKLCVKGSALGETLGERGRLLRPRIHGEECDWESAMSFVADGFVNNIREYGPDSVAFYLSGQLLTEDYFVANKLMKGFIGSANIDTNSRLCMSSAVAGYKRAFGADAVPCCYGDLEHADLIILIGSNAAWTHPILFQRMQAGSAKLIVIDPRASATSEMADLHLAITPGSDAALFTGLLNFLAQHNQLDHQYIQQHTQGFEDALASAQHWSLQQTALNCGISTEKLLTFFRLFSETEKTVSFYSQGINQSSSGTDKNNAIINCHLATGRIGKPGTGPFSITGQPNAMGGREVGGLANMLAAHMEFNMDSIDRVGRFWKAPQVALTPGLKAVDMFRAVESGQIKAIWIMATNPAVSMPEADRVAEALRKCPLVIVSDCVADTDTARCADVLLPATGWGEKNGTVTNAERRISRQRPFQAPPGEARHDWQAICDLASRLGFAEQFSYSHPVDIFREHAQLSGFENNGSRAFDISLFNNIQRTEYDNFQPIQWPVNEVNPSGSVRLFDDGNFFTENGRANFVAITPRAPEQHTSKGYPLWLNSGRMRDQWHTMTRTGRSRKLLDHSEIAEIQINPRDAHEYGIEEGALVALHSKQGRMYGRAALNGAQKHGELFAPIHWSQTLAQEAKVSALTGAAVDPLSGQPEFKQVPVKLQALSCASYATLICPDAIAETLWQWLQTHSDDNLQHWYRVPCAGGYRFELALRLPLDGRKLGTELLQGVADIHWQQIETLSNRRWLAYNSEIQLLVIANNDRQSLPDRRTLERYLEIQMPRVPAQLLHAIPAGVRMVCTCMQISRPQIETAISNGINSVETLGSALGCGTRCGSCKPEIAALIRTARENVFAGQSVAAVMKTEVVRPARDKREELEDNYATGA from the coding sequence ATGGCAGTAAAGAATTTTTTGAGCGCGCGCCGCTCCTGCACCACCTGTCCCTATTGTGGAGTAGGCTGTGGAGTTACGGTCGACAAGGAAGAACGCGCGGAAAGTACTGCTATCTCAATTAGCGGTGATACCCAGCACCCCTCCAACTTTGGCAAACTGTGTGTCAAGGGCTCCGCGCTCGGGGAAACACTCGGTGAGCGCGGACGCCTGTTACGCCCTCGTATACATGGCGAGGAGTGTGACTGGGAAAGCGCAATGTCATTTGTGGCTGATGGCTTTGTAAATAACATTCGTGAATATGGGCCTGACTCTGTAGCATTTTACCTTTCCGGGCAGCTGTTAACCGAAGATTACTTCGTTGCCAATAAATTAATGAAAGGATTTATTGGCAGTGCCAATATTGATACCAATTCACGTCTGTGCATGTCCTCGGCGGTTGCCGGTTATAAGCGCGCATTCGGAGCCGACGCTGTACCCTGCTGTTACGGTGATCTGGAACATGCCGATCTCATCATATTAATTGGTTCCAACGCCGCCTGGACCCACCCTATCCTTTTCCAGCGTATGCAGGCGGGCAGTGCGAAATTAATTGTCATCGACCCTCGTGCCAGTGCCACCAGTGAGATGGCGGATCTACATCTGGCTATTACTCCGGGTAGTGACGCCGCACTGTTTACAGGCCTGCTCAATTTCCTTGCACAGCACAATCAACTTGACCATCAATATATCCAGCAGCACACTCAGGGTTTTGAAGATGCACTCGCCTCAGCCCAGCACTGGTCACTGCAACAAACCGCGCTTAACTGTGGAATATCCACAGAAAAACTGCTGACCTTCTTCCGGCTATTTTCTGAAACGGAAAAAACTGTCAGCTTTTATTCCCAGGGTATTAATCAATCCAGCAGCGGTACCGATAAAAATAACGCTATTATAAATTGCCACCTGGCTACAGGGCGTATCGGTAAACCGGGAACTGGCCCCTTTTCTATCACCGGGCAACCCAATGCCATGGGAGGACGCGAAGTGGGCGGTCTGGCCAATATGCTCGCCGCCCACATGGAATTTAATATGGATTCCATCGATCGAGTGGGGCGTTTCTGGAAAGCACCACAGGTCGCACTGACTCCCGGATTAAAAGCTGTAGATATGTTTCGTGCAGTAGAAAGTGGGCAGATTAAGGCTATCTGGATTATGGCCACTAATCCGGCAGTGAGTATGCCTGAGGCCGACCGCGTAGCTGAGGCTTTGCGCAAGTGTCCTCTGGTAATTGTCTCCGACTGCGTTGCCGATACCGATACCGCACGCTGCGCCGATGTATTACTACCTGCTACAGGATGGGGTGAGAAAAACGGCACAGTTACCAATGCAGAGCGGCGTATCTCACGGCAACGTCCATTCCAAGCCCCTCCCGGTGAGGCCCGCCACGACTGGCAGGCAATATGCGACTTGGCCAGTCGTCTGGGGTTTGCCGAACAGTTTAGTTATTCACATCCTGTGGATATTTTCCGAGAGCACGCACAACTGTCAGGTTTTGAAAATAATGGCAGTCGTGCCTTTGATATTTCTCTCTTTAATAATATCCAACGGACGGAATACGATAATTTTCAACCGATACAGTGGCCGGTTAATGAAGTGAATCCCAGTGGCAGTGTACGCCTGTTTGACGATGGAAATTTTTTTACCGAAAACGGGCGCGCTAATTTTGTCGCTATCACTCCCCGCGCTCCCGAGCAACACACCAGCAAAGGTTACCCTTTGTGGCTGAACAGTGGTCGCATGCGCGACCAGTGGCACACCATGACCCGCACCGGGCGCTCACGCAAATTACTCGATCATAGTGAAATTGCCGAGATCCAGATCAATCCGAGAGATGCACACGAATACGGAATTGAAGAGGGTGCCCTGGTAGCGTTACACAGCAAACAGGGAAGGATGTATGGCCGCGCAGCTCTCAACGGAGCGCAAAAGCACGGTGAGCTTTTTGCCCCCATTCACTGGAGCCAAACCCTGGCCCAGGAGGCCAAAGTCAGCGCCCTTACCGGAGCCGCAGTAGACCCCCTCTCCGGCCAGCCGGAATTCAAACAGGTTCCGGTTAAACTGCAGGCGCTGTCTTGCGCTAGTTATGCCACCCTAATCTGCCCCGACGCAATAGCAGAAACTCTTTGGCAGTGGCTGCAAACACATAGTGACGACAACCTGCAGCACTGGTACCGGGTACCCTGTGCGGGTGGCTACCGTTTCGAATTGGCTCTGCGCCTCCCTCTCGATGGCCGCAAGCTGGGAACAGAACTGTTGCAGGGTGTAGCGGATATTCACTGGCAGCAGATAGAGACATTATCAAACCGGCGCTGGCTGGCCTACAACAGCGAAATTCAATTGCTGGTGATTGCAAATAACGACAGGCAAAGTCTGCCAGATCGGCGCACCTTGGAGCGCTACCTGGAGATACAAATGCCACGGGTTCCGGCCCAACTGCTGCACGCAATTCCAGCGGGTGTGCGAATGGTCTGCACCTGTATGCAAATTTCACGACCGCAAATCGAAACGGCTATCAGCAACGGTATCAATTCCGTGGAAACTTTGGGCAGCGCGCTCGGTTGCGGTACTCGTTGCGGCTCCTGTAAACCGGAAATTGCTGCCCTGATACGTACCGCACGTGAAAATGTTTTCGCCGGGCAGTCTGTAGCCGCGGTAATGAAGACTGAGGTGGTCAGGCCTGCCAGGGATAAGCGTGAAGAGCTTGAAGATAATTATGCCACCGGTGCCTAA
- the nirD gene encoding nitrite reductase small subunit NirD, with protein MSSAALQQSRLCSIAITHPQWLPICQRSDLVNNSGVCALWGDTSASPAETINRTTKTIDQKSIALFFLPNQEQQLYAVDNWDPIAQAGVIARGIIAEMEGELTVASPLYKHHFRLSDGVCMEDSSIRLATYPLAFNGDTVYIDCNKIQ; from the coding sequence ATGAGCTCGGCCGCCCTGCAACAAAGTCGCTTGTGTTCAATTGCCATAACCCACCCCCAATGGTTACCAATCTGTCAGCGATCAGATTTGGTAAATAATTCCGGGGTGTGTGCCCTTTGGGGCGATACTTCCGCGTCCCCTGCGGAGACCATCAATAGAACCACTAAAACTATTGATCAAAAAAGTATCGCCCTGTTTTTTTTACCCAACCAGGAGCAACAGCTTTACGCCGTTGACAACTGGGACCCAATCGCACAAGCTGGCGTAATTGCACGAGGGATTATTGCAGAAATGGAAGGGGAATTAACCGTTGCTTCCCCACTCTACAAACACCATTTCCGCCTTAGCGATGGAGTCTGCATGGAAGACAGCAGTATCAGGCTTGCCACCTACCCACTGGCATTTAATGGGGATACGGTTTACATCGACTGCAATAAGATACAGTAA
- a CDS encoding bifunctional protein-serine/threonine kinase/phosphatase: MMITVGPSPAAADSSPGNKQEALQLFSASCPGHRQHNDDACAVQLSQGAELQQHGSLAAVADGVANAEAGGEAARAAINGFFSDYYSTPETWATKHAVARVLHSLNSWLFRQSGGSTEIRRGWLTTFSAVIFKGTSAHLVHIGDSRIYRLRNGSLECLTHDHSHTLGPRRTFLSRALGMDAHIDVDYRCEALKAGDIFLLSSDGIHDFLPESTIIERLVNFCESTPQQLIDAALQAGSTDNLSAVICRVNSVGLPQCDELAMRNRELPFAPDLRPGQLLDNFQVLQELHASSRSHLYLARDQETDALRVIKTPSVNFCDDPLYIERFIAEEWTGRRVSHPGVIKVFAPSCERRCLYHVLEYIEGQTLRQWMQLNLQPQIPEVRELLGQLVSALRSLQRMEIVHGDLKPENIMMRNDGRLVIIDLGGADGPGLREQLHLSGECVPGSKNYAAPEFFFGDSASHRSDIFSLGVIAYELLTGKYPYPERLGSNHYRLKNYSQMRFTRASAYRSDIPHWIDSALQKACTADPKKRYSALSEFVRDLQIPNPEFKVPHKRPLLERDPLLCWQLLALALLLSHLLYFI, encoded by the coding sequence ATGATGATTACAGTGGGACCGAGTCCCGCTGCAGCCGATAGTTCTCCAGGGAATAAACAAGAGGCCCTGCAACTATTCAGTGCCTCTTGTCCCGGACACCGCCAGCACAACGATGATGCCTGCGCGGTGCAGCTTTCCCAAGGTGCTGAGTTGCAGCAACACGGCAGTCTCGCTGCAGTGGCCGATGGTGTCGCCAATGCTGAGGCCGGCGGCGAGGCTGCACGGGCTGCAATCAATGGTTTTTTTTCCGATTATTACAGCACCCCTGAAACCTGGGCGACAAAGCATGCTGTCGCACGTGTACTGCATTCCCTTAACAGCTGGCTGTTTCGGCAAAGTGGCGGTAGCACGGAAATTCGGCGGGGGTGGCTGACCACTTTTTCAGCGGTTATTTTCAAAGGCACCAGCGCCCACTTGGTACATATCGGTGACTCACGTATTTATCGTCTGCGCAATGGCAGTTTGGAGTGCCTGACACACGATCATAGCCACACCCTTGGCCCCAGGCGCACTTTTCTCAGTCGCGCATTGGGAATGGATGCCCATATTGATGTGGACTACCGCTGTGAAGCTTTAAAAGCCGGTGATATTTTTCTGCTCAGCAGTGACGGGATCCATGACTTTCTGCCTGAAAGCACTATCATCGAGCGATTAGTAAATTTCTGTGAATCCACACCCCAGCAGTTGATCGATGCAGCTTTGCAGGCAGGCTCTACCGATAACTTGAGTGCTGTAATTTGCCGGGTAAATTCTGTAGGCCTGCCCCAATGCGATGAACTGGCGATGCGCAATCGCGAGCTGCCGTTCGCCCCTGACTTGCGCCCCGGACAACTACTCGACAATTTCCAGGTTCTGCAGGAGCTACATGCCAGCAGTCGAAGCCACCTATACTTGGCGCGGGACCAGGAAACTGACGCGCTGCGAGTAATAAAAACCCCCTCTGTAAATTTTTGTGATGATCCCCTATACATTGAACGCTTTATCGCTGAAGAATGGACCGGACGACGAGTTTCCCATCCCGGGGTTATTAAGGTGTTCGCCCCCAGCTGCGAGCGACGCTGCTTATATCATGTACTCGAATACATCGAAGGGCAGACACTGCGTCAGTGGATGCAATTAAACCTGCAGCCGCAGATTCCCGAGGTTAGGGAACTGCTCGGCCAACTGGTAAGTGCACTGCGCAGCCTGCAACGCATGGAAATCGTACACGGCGATCTAAAGCCGGAGAATATTATGATGCGCAATGATGGCCGTCTTGTGATTATTGACCTCGGCGGAGCCGACGGTCCCGGTCTAAGGGAGCAACTGCACCTTTCTGGCGAATGCGTCCCCGGCAGCAAGAACTATGCGGCACCGGAATTCTTTTTTGGTGATAGTGCCAGTCATCGCTCGGATATCTTTTCCCTTGGGGTTATCGCTTACGAATTACTCACTGGTAAATACCCCTACCCCGAACGTCTCGGCAGTAATCACTATCGCCTAAAAAATTATAGCCAGATGCGCTTTACCAGAGCTTCGGCATATCGAAGCGATATTCCTCACTGGATCGACAGCGCCCTGCAAAAAGCCTGTACTGCAGACCCCAAAAAACGTTACAGCGCCCTATCGGAATTTGTACGGGATCTGCAAATCCCCAATCCGGAATTTAAAGTACCCCACAAGCGCCCACTGCTGGAGCGCGACCCTCTACTGTGTTGGCAGTTGTTGGCCTTGGCCCTGCTGCTTTCTCACCTGCTCTATTTCATCTAG
- a CDS encoding NarK family nitrate/nitrite MFS transporter: protein MSSDSLNLFSFRGKIKILHLTWVAFFITFFAWFNHAPLLMAIAKSLALTPDQVKTLLILNVALTIPARIVIGMLTDKYGPRLTYSLLLAIGSVPCFIFALAENFVQAAIGRFLLGFIGAGFVVGIRMVSEWFPARQLGTAEGIYGGWGNFGSAAAAMSLPTIALFFGGDDGWRYAIGLTGIIALVYSVIYYVSVTDTPKGSTYFKPKKIGAMEVTSPGDFILLLVMKVPMYAALALLTWKLSTGVALISNFTANLIYSGLVLLYLLDARKTYSINREVFQNPPAQMHRYKFKQVAVLNLLYFATFGSELAVVSMLPLFFSETFTLDPVKAGLLGSAYAFMNLMSRPAGGLISDRWGRKSTLLILTAGLALGYFIMSLIDAEWPLYLAVAAAMACSFFVQAGEGAVFAVVPLIKRRLTGQIAGMTGAYGNVGAVFYLTVLSMVSYQTFFLVICVTALLGFAALLMLEEPEGQMAEVLPDGSVSMIDVA from the coding sequence ATGTCCAGTGATTCACTCAACTTATTCTCGTTCCGCGGGAAGATAAAAATACTTCACCTAACCTGGGTAGCTTTTTTTATCACCTTCTTTGCCTGGTTTAACCATGCTCCCCTGCTGATGGCCATCGCCAAGAGTCTCGCCTTGACCCCAGATCAGGTTAAAACCTTACTGATTTTAAACGTGGCCTTAACAATCCCCGCTCGAATTGTAATCGGGATGCTAACCGACAAATATGGGCCGCGCCTAACCTACTCCCTGCTACTTGCAATCGGCAGTGTGCCCTGCTTTATTTTCGCTCTGGCAGAAAATTTTGTGCAGGCAGCAATTGGTCGTTTCCTGCTCGGGTTTATTGGCGCTGGGTTTGTGGTCGGAATTCGCATGGTGTCGGAATGGTTTCCCGCCCGTCAGCTGGGTACCGCCGAGGGTATTTATGGGGGATGGGGCAACTTTGGCTCCGCCGCAGCAGCCATGTCCTTACCAACAATCGCATTATTCTTCGGTGGTGACGACGGGTGGCGTTATGCCATTGGCCTGACCGGGATTATTGCTCTGGTTTACAGCGTAATTTATTACGTCTCTGTTACCGATACCCCCAAAGGTTCGACTTACTTCAAGCCAAAAAAAATAGGGGCCATGGAAGTCACCAGCCCTGGGGATTTCATACTGCTACTGGTTATGAAGGTCCCCATGTACGCAGCACTGGCTTTGCTTACCTGGAAGTTATCCACTGGAGTGGCACTGATTTCCAACTTTACTGCCAATCTGATTTATAGCGGCTTGGTGCTGCTCTATCTGCTGGATGCACGCAAAACTTACAGCATTAACCGAGAAGTATTTCAAAACCCACCAGCACAGATGCACCGCTATAAATTCAAGCAGGTTGCAGTTTTGAACTTACTCTATTTCGCCACCTTTGGCTCCGAGCTGGCGGTGGTCTCTATGCTGCCCCTGTTTTTCTCTGAGACCTTTACCCTGGATCCGGTCAAAGCCGGTCTGTTGGGCTCCGCCTACGCATTTATGAACCTGATGTCGCGTCCTGCAGGTGGACTGATTAGCGATCGATGGGGTCGCAAATCTACGCTATTAATACTTACCGCCGGGTTAGCCTTAGGTTACTTCATCATGAGCCTGATTGATGCAGAGTGGCCTCTGTACCTGGCTGTGGCCGCCGCTATGGCATGCTCGTTTTTCGTGCAGGCTGGCGAGGGCGCTGTATTTGCTGTTGTGCCCCTGATCAAGCGCCGCCTTACCGGTCAGATTGCAGGTATGACCGGTGCCTACGGTAATGTGGGAGCGGTTTTCTACCTCACGGTATTGAGCATGGTGTCCTACCAAACTTTCTTCCTGGTAATCTGTGTCACAGCGCTGCTCGGTTTCGCCGCACTATTAATGTTGGAGGAACCAGAAGGACAAATGGCAGAAGTACTCCCTGACGGCAGCGTATCCATGATCGATGTCGCTTGA
- a CDS encoding CmpA/NrtA family ABC transporter substrate-binding protein — protein sequence MSPSLRPEKSSINLLYLRLTDSAPLIVAKEKGYFQLFGLDVQLQRETSWATLRDKLIGGKADAAAMLAPMPLTLTQALPNCHEQLLSGLILSSNGNAITLSEDLFRRLQNYSEGESQADIAAALKQYLQENPASTPVRLASVYPFSSHSLQLRHWLRSANIDPDRDIQLIVLPPEQMLENLHNGTIDGCCVGEPWNTLAAHKGTGVITAACNSLLPAMPEKVLAVTENWHQNHPSTHLALRAALLQACTWLAARGNRRIAASLLSQKQYLDLPETLLQLSLSDQTLLRRGSAIIANPGWHLFAHTDNDTGRPCAVKAKQLLEMCADFSGISTGAEKAFRADLYRQTVDFLLAQK from the coding sequence ATGTCACCATCTCTACGCCCGGAAAAAAGCTCCATTAATTTACTCTACCTGCGCCTGACTGACAGTGCGCCCCTGATTGTCGCCAAGGAAAAAGGCTACTTTCAACTGTTTGGCCTGGATGTACAGCTGCAAAGGGAAACCTCCTGGGCAACACTGCGCGACAAGCTGATCGGAGGTAAAGCCGACGCGGCCGCCATGCTTGCACCCATGCCTCTGACTCTCACGCAGGCCCTACCCAATTGCCATGAGCAGTTACTGAGTGGGCTTATTCTCAGTTCCAATGGTAATGCCATTACCCTCTCGGAAGACCTATTCCGGCGCTTGCAAAATTATAGTGAAGGCGAGTCACAAGCTGATATTGCCGCAGCACTCAAACAATACCTGCAGGAGAACCCTGCCTCCACACCGGTGCGGCTTGCCAGCGTTTACCCTTTTTCCAGCCACAGTCTGCAGCTACGACACTGGCTGCGCTCAGCCAACATAGACCCTGACAGAGATATACAGCTAATAGTGCTGCCTCCGGAGCAGATGCTGGAAAATTTACACAATGGCACCATTGACGGCTGCTGCGTGGGAGAACCCTGGAACACCCTCGCCGCTCACAAAGGTACCGGTGTGATTACTGCTGCCTGCAATAGCCTGCTTCCAGCAATGCCGGAAAAAGTCCTCGCGGTTACTGAAAACTGGCACCAAAATCATCCTTCGACTCACCTTGCCCTGCGTGCAGCCCTATTGCAAGCCTGTACCTGGCTCGCTGCACGTGGAAATCGGCGCATCGCCGCCAGCCTGCTATCGCAGAAACAATATCTGGACCTGCCGGAGACCCTGCTACAGCTCTCCCTCAGCGACCAGACACTTTTGCGCAGGGGTTCAGCAATTATTGCCAACCCCGGGTGGCATCTCTTTGCCCATACAGATAACGACACTGGTCGCCCCTGCGCAGTTAAAGCGAAACAACTGTTGGAAATGTGTGCGGATTTCAGCGGAATTTCAACCGGGGCAGAAAAGGCTTTTCGTGCGGACCTCTACCGGCAAACAGTGGACTTCCTGCTCGCACAAAAATAA
- a CDS encoding ANTAR domain-containing response regulator encodes MTNVSPGIMLVDDHPERSQQVCERLRAAGYTVLANINSAEGLLFQVEKYRPDVVLIDIESPDRDILESLAIVNREAPTPVAMFSSRCNAEFISRAVESGVSAYMVEGITAERVAPAIEIAMAQFKNFQQLRKSLERTKQQLTDRKTIERAKGLLMAKKKLNEEDAHKILRNLAMSTNSTIRTVAEQIIHHFQSEQ; translated from the coding sequence GTGACTAATGTAAGCCCAGGTATCATGCTGGTCGATGACCATCCCGAGCGCTCTCAACAGGTTTGTGAGCGGCTACGTGCAGCCGGCTATACCGTTCTCGCCAATATCAATAGTGCTGAAGGTTTACTTTTCCAGGTAGAGAAATACCGCCCCGATGTCGTATTGATCGATATTGAATCTCCAGACAGGGACATCCTGGAAAGTCTGGCAATCGTCAATCGCGAGGCGCCTACACCTGTCGCCATGTTTTCCAGTCGTTGTAATGCAGAATTTATCAGCCGCGCAGTTGAGTCTGGGGTAAGCGCCTATATGGTCGAAGGCATTACAGCGGAGAGGGTGGCGCCAGCTATAGAAATTGCCATGGCGCAATTTAAGAATTTTCAGCAACTACGCAAATCTCTCGAGCGAACCAAACAACAGTTAACAGACCGAAAAACCATTGAGCGGGCCAAAGGATTACTAATGGCCAAGAAAAAGCTCAATGAAGAAGATGCACATAAGATCCTGCGCAATCTTGCAATGAGTACCAACTCCACCATCCGCACAGTAGCAGAACAAATTATTCACCATTTCCAGAGCGAGCAATAA
- a CDS encoding Re/Si-specific NAD(P)(+) transhydrogenase subunit alpha, with protein sequence MIIAIPRETAEGEARVAGTPDSVKRLRDLGFSVAVERGAGEKARFTDEAYAEAGAEIHEDIQKCLADAGVVLKVQAPTDPELALIPEGTTLIAFLKPAQNAELLQKLAERKINALAVESVPRISRAQKMDALSSMANIAGYRAVIEAAHNFGRFFTGQITAAGKIPPAKVLVIGAGVAGLSAIGTAKSMGAIVRAFDTRAEVREQVESMGAEFLTVEIEEEGSGSGGYAKEMSKEFIEAEMALFRAQAKEVDIVITTALIPGKPAPKLWLSDMVDSMPKGAVVVDLAAEMGGNCDYTVPNEKVEHSGVTIIGYTNLPSRAATQSSRLYSTNLAHLLGELTPKKDGEVDLNFDDEVIRGATVVKSGEVTWPPPAPKISVQPKTDSKVAEQAKVIVEKKAEKRKSPLSIFVFWAIAAVLLLWLGRVAPPDFVSHFTVFVLAVFIGWQVIWNVTHALHTPLMSVTNAISGIVIVGALVQLGVTGSGLVTLLAFVGVLVASINVFGGFFVTYRMLKMFRR encoded by the coding sequence GTGATAATAGCCATACCGAGAGAGACCGCGGAGGGGGAGGCACGTGTTGCGGGAACTCCCGATAGTGTAAAACGTTTACGCGATTTGGGGTTTTCCGTAGCGGTGGAGAGGGGGGCTGGTGAAAAGGCCCGCTTTACCGATGAAGCTTATGCTGAAGCCGGTGCAGAAATTCATGAGGATATACAAAAGTGCCTGGCTGACGCGGGGGTAGTGCTGAAAGTACAAGCCCCCACTGACCCAGAGTTGGCACTTATTCCTGAAGGAACCACGCTGATTGCCTTTCTGAAACCGGCACAAAATGCCGAGCTTCTGCAAAAACTTGCTGAACGGAAAATCAATGCGTTAGCGGTTGAATCCGTACCCAGAATCTCTCGCGCACAAAAGATGGATGCACTCAGCTCCATGGCCAATATCGCCGGTTATCGCGCGGTAATAGAAGCCGCGCATAACTTTGGCCGTTTCTTTACTGGGCAGATTACCGCTGCCGGAAAAATCCCACCCGCAAAAGTACTTGTAATTGGTGCTGGTGTGGCTGGCCTCTCTGCAATTGGTACCGCTAAAAGTATGGGTGCAATTGTGCGGGCCTTTGATACTCGTGCGGAAGTACGCGAGCAGGTGGAATCCATGGGAGCGGAATTTCTCACCGTGGAAATAGAGGAAGAGGGTTCCGGCTCCGGTGGATACGCCAAAGAAATGTCCAAGGAGTTTATCGAGGCGGAAATGGCGTTGTTTCGCGCTCAAGCCAAAGAAGTGGATATTGTTATTACCACAGCTCTGATTCCTGGTAAGCCAGCCCCTAAACTGTGGCTTTCCGATATGGTTGACAGTATGCCGAAAGGAGCGGTAGTGGTGGACCTGGCAGCGGAAATGGGTGGGAACTGTGATTATACGGTACCGAATGAAAAGGTTGAGCATAGTGGTGTCACTATTATTGGTTATACCAATCTACCGAGCCGTGCAGCCACTCAGTCCTCAAGGTTGTATTCCACCAATTTAGCCCATTTGCTCGGAGAGTTGACCCCGAAAAAAGATGGAGAGGTGGACCTGAACTTTGATGATGAAGTGATTCGCGGTGCAACAGTGGTTAAATCCGGGGAAGTCACCTGGCCGCCACCTGCACCTAAAATTTCTGTGCAGCCAAAAACTGATAGTAAGGTTGCTGAGCAAGCCAAAGTTATTGTTGAGAAGAAGGCTGAAAAGCGGAAGTCTCCCCTGTCAATTTTTGTTTTTTGGGCCATCGCTGCGGTTTTGCTTCTCTGGTTGGGACGGGTTGCGCCGCCAGATTTCGTTTCTCATTTTACGGTATTTGTGTTGGCAGTTTTTATCGGCTGGCAGGTGATCTGGAATGTCACCCATGCGCTGCACACACCATTGATGAGTGTGACCAATGCTATATCCGGGATTGTAATTGTGGGTGCACTGGTGCAGCTGGGGGTAACCGGTTCCGGGTTGGTGACCCTGCTCGCTTTTGTCGGGGTGCTGGTAGCCAGTATTAATGTATTCGGTGGTTTCTTTGTAACCTACCGCATGCTGAAAATGTTTCGCCGCTAA